The Methanocella arvoryzae MRE50 genome includes a region encoding these proteins:
- a CDS encoding RING finger protein encodes MTYVDDDDFDEFDARDEMDDDLEADESGRCDECGLKVKKDDATVCPACTATYHRWCVTECNRCNTPLNSDEAEERRPVRAAGKRAAPKKKTTVKAASTVRASRAR; translated from the coding sequence ATGACATACGTTGACGACGACGACTTCGACGAATTTGATGCAAGGGACGAGATGGACGACGACCTGGAGGCTGACGAGTCCGGACGCTGCGACGAGTGCGGTCTCAAAGTCAAGAAGGACGACGCCACCGTATGCCCGGCCTGCACTGCCACCTACCACCGGTGGTGTGTGACCGAATGCAACCGCTGCAACACTCCGCTGAATTCCGACGAGGCCGAAGAACGCCGGCCAGTCAGGGCAGCAGGAAAACGTGCGGCACCTAAGAAGAAGACGACAGTCAAGGCTGCGTCCACTGTAAGAGCTTCGAGGGCGCGCTAA